Proteins encoded in a region of the Canis lupus dingo isolate Sandy chromosome 17, ASM325472v2, whole genome shotgun sequence genome:
- the LOC112664709 gene encoding protein FAM228B isoform X5: MALSFQALAKEDIDTAIQSILYRENYVIKELDKYLLHHDFLNERRKEVLYKRWADHVAHPLQKKIIEKVCSHKKIRKRRQEELDGFLKHVNKKGNAFIEHYDPKEYDPFYMSKEDPNFFKVTIPPFRDPLKKAQYNKDDEKRTLLQCKTGKIYTMKEFKETEKAKLQSRFPSISNSRHFMTPNKWLKVPTTYIESEFCKRSRLKVKMNFNDCSFDLKPLTRASHPVESQQEKKAVIYKNKGSSLLEKEPLCFHERKKKEANSEGHFLDPQQKIERDGAQYAKVLATKEHTL, encoded by the exons GCATTAGCTAAAGAAGATATTGATACAGCTATTCAATCaatattatatagagaaaattatGTAATTAAG GAACTAGATAAGTATTTACTACATCATGACTtcttaaatgaaagaagaaaagaggtgtTATATAAAAGATGGGCTGACCATGTGGCACATCCTCTCcagaagaaaattatagaaaaagtttgtTCACACAAGAAGATTAGAAAAAGGAGACAAGAAGAATTAGAtggttttttaaaacatgtaaataaaaag GGAAATGCATTTATAGAGCATTATGATCCAAAAGAGTATGATCCTTTTTATATGAGCAAAGAGGACCcgaatttttttaag GTTACCATTCCACCATTTCGTGACCCTTTGAAAAAGGCACAATATAACAAAGATGATGAAAAAAGAACTCTTCTTCAGTGTAAAACTG GCAAGATATATAcaatgaaagaatttaaagagaCTGAAAAGGCCAAACTGCAATCCAGATTCCCAAGTATTTCTAACTCAAGGCATTTTATGACTCCAAATAAGTGGCTTAAGGTGCCTACAACCTACATAGAAAGTGAATTTTGTAAAAGGAGCAG gttaaaagtgaaaatgaattttaatgattgtagttttgatttgaaacCTTTGACAAGAGCTTCTCATCCTGTGGAAtctcagcaagaaaaaaaagcagtcatTTACAA AAACAAAGGATCATCCCTTCTGGAAAAAGAACCTCTATGttttcatgagagaaagaagaaagaggccaATTCTGAAGGTCACTTCCTTGACCCTCAGCAGAAGATAGAGAGGGATGGGGCCCAGTATGCG AAGGTTTTAGCAACCAAAGAGCACACACTCTGA